The Clostridiaceae bacterium HFYG-1003 genome includes a window with the following:
- a CDS encoding PrgI family protein, with amino-acid sequence MAYVPVPKDLTKIKTKVMLNLTKRQLISFGSGALLGVPLFFLAKPHMSVSTAALLMVLSMLPFFLLAMYERNGQPLEKILYQLIQSRFIRPKKRPYRTDNFYAAVERQTNLDKEVKAIVHQENHPTKPQPRGKKSH; translated from the coding sequence GTGGCCTATGTCCCTGTACCCAAGGATCTGACCAAGATCAAGACCAAGGTGATGCTCAATCTCACCAAGCGTCAACTGATTTCATTTGGCAGCGGTGCTCTTCTGGGCGTTCCGCTGTTTTTTCTTGCCAAGCCCCACATGAGTGTCAGCACGGCAGCGCTACTCATGGTGCTGTCCATGCTGCCGTTTTTCCTGCTGGCCATGTATGAACGAAACGGTCAGCCCCTGGAAAAGATCCTCTATCAGCTCATTCAGAGCCGTTTCATCCGACCGAAGAAGCGGCCCTACCGGACCGACAACTTCTATGCCGCCGTAGAGCGGCAAACCAATCTGGACAAGGAGGTAAAAGCGATTGTCCACCAAGAAAACCATCCAACGAAACCTCAGCCGCGAGGAAAGAAATCGCATTGA